A single window of Halanaerobiaceae bacterium ANBcell28 DNA harbors:
- a CDS encoding DUF445 family protein: protein MELTEILTQILAGAFTGYTTNSLAIKMLFKSYGPFGGVIVKTREDFIKNISQLIEKDIIKAHTLENTLKRPEVNDSIRELVGGFFSNTLAKDIHMKDIRAIDKTYSNFSNYLSTEASTYIHKAMNVFLTKIRFENLITEEEFALLNKKISKNFIEITAESQFLNNQVEILFSDIKDRKINSFFDKKLLDQFNNNLKYIINNSKNKDNMIGQYTNTFIHAIYNEIYIEELKDKLFLIIKNKRLQDYNFNRSYFINIKDKTLNKLNSKKFKNSLSSIIRKNQNIEFKKLLDQNIKEDIKNISIRKIELISKDINEYLHENKSEINQIFNGLIDKTFKEEELISPFKTAIKRSAYQVYRKNNDINFSEMLANSLNNLIKEEKTQEKIHNYLLKNIENIDLNINPDDISKKIILEIKNYLQDIPKDLINDLESLKISKLVNLDDLPSLIDLIANNQEIQNFFLELITSKMDNILINFSKSSLSDYFSDNDFKLLCQKLSKKSRNKIEKIEKILELEVYNKYKDKPLSLLKFNLEKTNFKENLNIFLKKQEKNINNIQLNKILADIANNTAYHDKISKSLIIYINENLEFLLKGNIAEAIKNNLEKISDKEIKDILEDFVGKELKPITYFGAFLGIFTALLLYLLQSNLHLDQNFYLPIYMLVYGFIGYITNVIAIKMIFRPYQKKQFLGIPIPLTPGVVSKEKERFAQSVGNFIDQELLNHQTLQNTIEDKKDLIEETITNSIKADEYKLLIDFLLKYSSKLANTSLKNIEKHKKNILSSILNTVNDKNKGNLLDLKSSSDKREKTIQTLSNFILNDLLVLFEDNIDNLASMLYSHIEDKNTVSEIIPNNIKENINEKISRLIKVNIDSIIEGLDDNQKNYLESTVIKLIEQIYYNHKEKRIADIPEEIKDRIYQFSYLILSKILLSKTHTITELLNNYLISKSDTLLNETAELIAKNKNYIKNKILEQVETKMGFWSKAGKLVDFEETLDNFADKFIEEGIPEIINLYLKERKNVLLENVQIKEKEFEIIFKNILDNNSCQELYKDNISIFIDNYSKLSLEKILEFLEIKEPSKLISIFSEELRLINKHLAIEVNKEKESLNNILVSYCEDILNEIVYKEKTTNIIKNVNIESMEITIKKTYQELIKNNNLEKIFNYILSELLRLILNEKTLFNKEKIQYKLNNILDSVFEDKELISKLENLLDKIYTDLAKNLANLIEEETTDYLLETIIESLLETLKSGLADLLEIVNLKDISVNEINNMNSQEIEDLFYSFAGGYFGNLEKYGWLGSLVGLLAALLALFA from the coding sequence ATGGAACTCACTGAAATACTAACACAAATATTGGCTGGAGCTTTTACAGGTTACACAACAAACAGTCTAGCTATTAAAATGCTTTTCAAAAGCTACGGTCCCTTTGGCGGCGTAATAGTAAAAACTAGAGAAGATTTTATCAAGAACATTAGTCAATTAATAGAAAAAGATATTATTAAAGCACATACTCTAGAAAACACTCTCAAAAGACCAGAAGTAAACGACTCTATTAGAGAACTGGTCGGAGGTTTTTTTTCAAATACCCTAGCAAAAGATATTCATATGAAAGATATAAGAGCTATTGATAAAACCTATTCTAATTTTAGTAATTACCTATCTACAGAGGCAAGTACTTATATACATAAAGCCATGAATGTTTTTTTAACTAAAATAAGATTTGAAAACTTAATTACAGAGGAAGAATTTGCTCTTCTTAATAAAAAAATAAGCAAAAACTTTATTGAGATAACAGCAGAATCACAGTTTCTGAATAATCAAGTAGAAATATTGTTTTCTGATATAAAGGATAGGAAGATTAATTCTTTCTTTGATAAAAAACTTTTGGATCAATTCAATAATAATTTAAAATATATAATTAATAATAGTAAAAATAAGGATAATATGATTGGTCAATATACCAATACTTTTATACACGCTATATATAATGAAATCTATATAGAAGAACTTAAAGATAAATTGTTTCTTATTATAAAAAACAAAAGATTACAGGACTATAATTTTAATCGAAGCTATTTTATAAATATTAAAGATAAAACGCTAAATAAGCTCAACTCAAAGAAATTTAAAAACTCTCTCAGTTCTATAATTAGAAAGAATCAAAATATCGAATTCAAGAAATTACTTGATCAGAATATAAAAGAGGATATAAAAAATATAAGTATAAGAAAAATAGAACTTATCAGTAAAGATATAAATGAATATTTGCATGAAAACAAATCAGAAATAAACCAAATCTTTAATGGCCTTATTGATAAGACATTTAAAGAAGAAGAGTTAATATCACCGTTTAAAACAGCTATCAAGCGATCGGCTTACCAAGTTTATCGTAAAAATAATGACATAAATTTTTCAGAAATGCTTGCTAATTCTTTAAATAATTTAATTAAAGAAGAGAAAACACAGGAAAAGATCCACAATTATCTACTGAAAAACATAGAAAATATAGACTTAAATATAAATCCTGATGACATATCTAAAAAAATTATACTAGAAATTAAAAATTATCTACAGGACATACCAAAAGACCTTATAAATGATTTAGAATCACTAAAAATAAGTAAGCTAGTAAATCTAGATGATCTTCCCTCTTTAATTGATTTAATTGCTAATAATCAAGAAATTCAAAATTTTTTCCTGGAATTAATAACAAGCAAAATGGACAATATCTTAATTAACTTTAGTAAAAGTAGTTTAAGTGATTATTTTAGTGATAATGATTTCAAGTTACTTTGTCAAAAACTGAGTAAAAAATCAAGAAATAAGATAGAAAAAATAGAAAAGATTCTAGAGCTAGAAGTATATAATAAATATAAAGATAAACCACTTTCACTTTTAAAATTCAATCTAGAAAAAACTAATTTTAAGGAAAATTTAAATATATTTCTTAAAAAACAAGAAAAAAATATAAACAATATACAATTAAATAAAATACTTGCTGATATAGCTAATAATACTGCTTATCATGATAAAATAAGTAAATCTCTTATTATTTACATCAATGAAAATCTTGAATTTTTACTAAAGGGAAATATTGCTGAGGCTATAAAAAATAACCTAGAAAAAATTTCTGATAAAGAAATCAAAGATATACTTGAAGACTTTGTAGGAAAAGAATTAAAACCAATCACCTATTTTGGTGCTTTCCTAGGTATCTTTACTGCCCTTTTACTCTATTTATTACAGAGTAATTTACATTTAGATCAAAATTTCTATCTACCTATTTATATGCTAGTCTATGGATTTATAGGCTATATCACCAATGTTATAGCAATAAAAATGATTTTTAGACCATATCAGAAAAAACAATTTTTAGGTATACCTATACCCCTAACACCTGGTGTTGTAAGTAAAGAAAAAGAACGATTTGCCCAATCTGTAGGAAATTTTATTGATCAAGAGTTATTAAATCATCAGACTCTCCAAAATACCATTGAAGATAAAAAAGATCTAATTGAAGAAACAATTACTAATTCTATCAAAGCAGATGAATATAAACTGCTTATAGATTTTCTCTTGAAATATAGTAGTAAATTAGCCAATACATCTTTAAAAAATATAGAAAAGCACAAGAAAAATATCCTAAGCTCTATACTTAATACAGTAAATGATAAGAATAAGGGAAATCTCCTGGATTTAAAATCTTCTTCAGATAAAAGAGAAAAAACAATCCAAACTCTTAGTAATTTTATTTTAAATGATTTACTTGTTTTATTTGAAGATAATATTGATAATCTTGCTTCAATGCTATATTCACATATTGAAGATAAAAATACTGTCTCTGAAATCATTCCTAATAATATAAAAGAAAATATCAACGAAAAAATATCTAGACTTATAAAAGTCAATATTGATTCTATAATTGAAGGACTTGATGATAATCAAAAAAATTATTTAGAAAGTACAGTAATTAAGCTAATAGAGCAAATATATTATAATCATAAAGAAAAACGCATTGCTGATATACCAGAAGAAATTAAAGACAGGATATATCAGTTCAGCTACTTAATACTTAGCAAGATTTTATTAAGTAAAACTCATACTATTACAGAATTACTTAATAATTATCTGATATCAAAAAGCGATACCTTATTGAATGAGACAGCAGAGTTGATAGCTAAAAATAAAAATTATATTAAAAATAAAATTTTAGAGCAAGTAGAAACAAAAATGGGTTTTTGGTCTAAGGCAGGCAAGTTAGTAGACTTTGAAGAAACACTGGATAATTTTGCAGATAAATTCATCGAAGAAGGTATCCCAGAAATAATAAATTTATACTTAAAAGAAAGAAAAAATGTCTTATTAGAAAATGTTCAAATTAAAGAAAAAGAGTTCGAAATAATTTTTAAAAATATACTAGATAATAATAGCTGTCAAGAGTTATATAAAGATAATATCTCAATATTCATTGATAATTATTCAAAGCTATCACTAGAAAAAATATTAGAATTCCTGGAAATCAAAGAACCATCAAAGCTAATTTCTATTTTTTCTGAAGAACTAAGACTAATAAATAAGCACCTAGCAATTGAAGTAAATAAAGAAAAAGAGAGCTTAAATAATATTCTAGTATCATATTGTGAAGATATCTTAAATGAAATAGTATATAAAGAAAAAACCACTAATATTATAAAAAACGTAAATATAGAATCAATGGAAATAACAATCAAAAAGACCTATCAAGAATTAATAAAAAATAATAATTTGGAGAAAATCTTTAATTATATTCTAAGTGAATTGCTTAGACTTATATTAAATGAAAAGACCTTATTCAATAAAGAAAAAATACAATATAAACTCAATAATATTTTAGACTCAGTATTTGAAGATAAAGAATTAATATCAAAATTAGAGAATCTTTTAGATAAAATTTATACAGATTTAGCAAAAAATTTAGCTAATCTTATAGAAGAAGAAACAACGGATTATCTATTGGAAACAATAATAGAATCTCTTCTAGAAACCCTTAAATCAGGTCTGGCTGATTTATTAGAAATAGTTAATCTTAAGGATATTAGTGTTAATGAAATAAACAATATGAATTCTCAAGAAATAGAGGACCTCTTCTACTCTTTTGCTGGAGGTTATTTCGGCAACTTAGAAAAATACGGTTGGCTCGGAAGTCTTGTAGGATTACTAGCAGCATTATTAGCTCTTTTCGCATAA
- the tkt gene encoding transketolase, protein MLNDVASIIRGLSADGVEQANSGHPGLPIGCAEIGALLYGDVMKYDPKAAEWPDRDRFILSAGHGSMLMYSLLHLAGYDLTIEDLKNFRQLHSKTAGHPEYGMIEGIETTTGPLGQGFANAVGMAIAEAMHAAKFNTDQHKIVDHYTYTLLGDGGMMEGVVSEAASLAGHLGLGKLIAIYDDNQISIGGSTEITFTEDVAKRFEAYNWQVLKVDGHDIDKMRDAINEAKKENDKPTLIVAKTKIAFGAPTKEGSADAHGAPLGEDEIKGLKEKIGLPVDEKFYVSNEVREFFEKHQAELKVVREEWEKNFAEWAKANPELKELWDNGLQFKIPGDFREAIMNMEIESPIASRAASGKALAKIADILDYLVGGSADLAPSNKTYLDKYDEIQKDNFNGRNFRFGVREHAMGAIVNGIVLHRGFRPYCSTFLVFSDYMRHTVRMAALMKIPVVFVFTHDSIYVGEDGPTHEPIEHVESLRLIPDLKVYRPADAEETKAAWVKAIENTEGPTVLILTRQGLPLVADEGVDTLSGLEKGAYIVRENNNPDVVLMGSGSEVSLANEVAEILESEGKACRVVSIPERKDFLAQGNEYIEELLGDDDTFRVAMEVGVGSGWYQLLGKNHHLVSIERFGESGPGEEVAEFLGFTAGKIAKDILAKM, encoded by the coding sequence ATGTTAAATGATGTTGCAAGTATTATTAGAGGATTATCAGCTGACGGAGTTGAACAAGCTAATTCAGGTCATCCAGGCTTACCTATTGGTTGTGCTGAAATAGGAGCTTTGTTATATGGTGATGTTATGAAATATGACCCTAAAGCGGCAGAATGGCCAGATAGGGACCGTTTTATTTTATCCGCTGGACATGGTTCCATGTTAATGTATTCACTATTACATTTGGCTGGTTATGATCTTACAATTGAAGATTTAAAGAATTTTAGACAATTACATTCAAAAACAGCTGGACATCCTGAGTATGGAATGATTGAAGGAATTGAAACAACCACTGGTCCTTTAGGACAAGGTTTTGCAAATGCAGTAGGAATGGCTATTGCTGAGGCAATGCACGCAGCTAAGTTTAATACAGATCAACACAAAATTGTAGACCATTATACATATACATTATTGGGTGATGGTGGAATGATGGAGGGTGTTGTATCAGAAGCAGCATCTTTGGCTGGTCATCTTGGGCTTGGTAAATTGATTGCTATTTATGATGATAATCAAATATCTATTGGTGGAAGCACAGAAATAACTTTTACAGAAGATGTGGCAAAAAGATTTGAAGCTTATAATTGGCAAGTGCTAAAAGTTGATGGTCATGATATTGATAAGATGCGTGATGCTATCAATGAAGCAAAAAAAGAAAATGACAAACCAACTTTAATTGTTGCTAAAACAAAAATTGCTTTTGGTGCACCAACAAAAGAAGGAAGTGCAGATGCTCATGGTGCTCCACTTGGTGAAGATGAGATTAAAGGATTAAAAGAAAAAATTGGTTTACCAGTTGACGAGAAATTCTATGTATCTAATGAGGTAAGAGAATTTTTCGAAAAACATCAAGCAGAATTAAAAGTAGTTAGAGAAGAGTGGGAAAAGAATTTTGCAGAATGGGCAAAAGCAAATCCTGAGTTAAAAGAATTGTGGGATAATGGTCTTCAATTTAAAATACCTGGAGATTTCCGTGAAGCAATTATGAATATGGAAATAGAAAGCCCGATTGCTAGTAGAGCTGCTAGTGGTAAAGCATTAGCAAAAATTGCTGATATATTAGATTATCTAGTAGGTGGTTCTGCAGACTTAGCTCCGTCAAATAAAACTTATTTGGATAAATATGATGAAATACAAAAAGATAATTTTAATGGACGTAATTTCCGCTTTGGTGTTCGTGAACATGCTATGGGAGCAATTGTAAATGGTATAGTCCTTCATAGAGGCTTTAGACCTTATTGTTCTACTTTCTTAGTATTCTCAGATTATATGAGACATACTGTAAGAATGGCAGCATTAATGAAAATACCAGTTGTTTTTGTATTTACTCATGATTCAATTTATGTTGGTGAAGATGGGCCAACTCATGAACCAATTGAGCATGTAGAATCATTAAGACTTATTCCGGATCTAAAAGTATATAGACCAGCTGATGCTGAAGAAACAAAAGCTGCCTGGGTAAAAGCCATTGAGAATACTGAAGGACCAACAGTTCTTATCTTAACTAGACAGGGATTACCTTTAGTTGCAGATGAAGGTGTAGATACATTATCAGGTCTTGAAAAAGGTGCATATATTGTTAGAGAAAATAATAATCCTGATGTAGTATTGATGGGTAGTGGGAGCGAAGTTTCTTTAGCAAATGAAGTAGCTGAGATACTAGAATCTGAAGGCAAAGCTTGTCGTGTTGTATCTATTCCAGAGCGTAAAGATTTCCTTGCTCAAGGTAATGAATACATTGAAGAATTACTTGGAGATGATGATACATTTAGAGTTGCTATGGAAGTCGGTGTTGGTAGTGGCTGGTATCAATTATTAGGGAAAAACCATCATCTTGTAAGCATTGAAAGATTTGGTGAAAGTGGTCCAGGAGAAGAAGTTGCTGAATTCTTAGGATTTACTGCTGGTAAAATTGCTAAAGATATTTTAGCTAAAATGTAA
- a CDS encoding cell division FtsA domain-containing protein: protein MEKQGDLIFTLDIGTRTVIGVVMEYIDGIFEIRDSHVVEHEERAMLDGQIHNVGLVVKQVKRVKEKLESSLGIQLERVSIAAAGRALKTVNYEETLELEERRIITEEDVQSLEFRAIQKAQSKLANSHEDFRETHDYHFVGHTVQEYCLDGIDIRNLEGQKGKTLKVKIIATFLPRIVVDSLITVINRADLEVDYLTLEPIAVANVVIPKDMYNFNLALVDIGAGTSDIAITKGGSMLAYAMVPIAGDEITEAIAEHYLLDYNSGEKIKRSLLTNEEISIRNILSQEIVISSQETMDAIKPIVKSLASQISEAILMYNERAPQAVICVGGGSLTPNIMQEIATFLELDSARVAIKEYSDISNVKGKLKGVSNAQASTPIGIALSSFNNKGKAIFIDVNINNVKHQLFSLNKATIADALLAAEVDFRGIQGNHGMGLTCTVNGNMKVIKGEIGQPGKIIYNGEEINSIERVIESGASIEFVPGKAGIDAQAVVADVVPDLEELSLKINEEEVLLKPKIYQNDQIVSKDTRLEDGAEIIYDDFTRIRDVIANVYNVDAAELLNDFVSYTVNGEIRYIPQGKLLVLWQNKPVDLDIPIEEGMSLEVIEKENKELTSNEIINKQTDDAISIVFNGSQLRIPIKTKLYYNGEIVDDANVEIKNGDNLSYQQSNITVRSVFDYVNYKVTPYLNNFHLSVNGQEASFDQEVKDGDRIELMYEKKSN, encoded by the coding sequence GTGGAGAAGCAGGGGGATCTTATATTTACGCTGGATATAGGCACTAGAACTGTAATTGGTGTAGTAATGGAATACATTGATGGTATTTTTGAAATAAGGGATTCTCATGTAGTTGAACATGAGGAAAGAGCTATGCTTGATGGCCAAATTCATAATGTGGGTTTAGTAGTTAAGCAAGTCAAGCGAGTTAAAGAAAAATTAGAAAGTAGCTTAGGTATTCAATTAGAAAGAGTATCGATTGCGGCTGCTGGTCGCGCTTTAAAAACAGTTAATTATGAAGAAACCCTTGAACTAGAAGAGCGCCGTATAATTACTGAAGAGGATGTTCAATCTTTAGAGTTTAGAGCTATACAAAAAGCTCAAAGTAAATTAGCAAATAGTCATGAAGATTTTAGGGAAACACATGATTACCACTTTGTTGGACATACAGTACAAGAATATTGTCTAGATGGTATTGATATAAGGAATTTAGAGGGACAAAAGGGAAAAACTTTGAAGGTGAAAATTATAGCAACTTTTCTACCTAGAATAGTAGTTGATTCCTTGATAACAGTAATTAATAGGGCTGATCTTGAGGTTGATTATTTAACCCTGGAACCTATTGCTGTTGCTAATGTGGTCATACCAAAAGATATGTACAATTTTAACTTGGCTTTAGTTGATATTGGAGCAGGTACATCAGATATTGCCATAACTAAAGGGGGTTCCATGTTAGCATATGCCATGGTTCCAATTGCTGGTGATGAAATAACAGAAGCAATAGCTGAACATTATCTCCTGGATTATAATAGCGGGGAAAAAATCAAAAGATCTCTTTTAACAAATGAAGAAATTTCTATTCGGAACATTTTGAGTCAAGAGATAGTGATATCTAGTCAAGAGACAATGGATGCAATAAAACCGATTGTTAAAAGCCTTGCTTCTCAAATAAGTGAAGCTATACTGATGTATAATGAACGAGCACCACAAGCAGTAATTTGTGTTGGTGGTGGTAGTTTAACTCCAAATATTATGCAAGAAATAGCTACTTTTCTTGAATTAGATTCTGCTAGAGTAGCTATTAAAGAATATAGTGATATAAGTAATGTGAAAGGTAAACTTAAGGGTGTTAGCAATGCACAAGCAAGTACACCAATTGGTATTGCCTTATCTTCGTTTAATAATAAAGGAAAAGCAATATTTATAGATGTGAATATAAATAATGTTAAACATCAATTGTTTAGCTTAAATAAGGCAACTATTGCAGATGCCTTGTTAGCTGCAGAGGTTGATTTCAGAGGAATACAGGGAAATCACGGGATGGGTTTAACCTGTACTGTAAATGGGAATATGAAAGTAATTAAAGGTGAAATTGGGCAGCCTGGAAAGATAATATATAATGGTGAGGAAATAAATAGTATAGAAAGAGTAATTGAATCAGGAGCCAGTATAGAATTTGTTCCTGGTAAAGCTGGAATAGATGCTCAAGCTGTTGTAGCGGATGTTGTACCTGACTTAGAAGAGTTATCTTTAAAAATTAATGAAGAAGAAGTATTGTTGAAACCTAAGATATATCAGAATGACCAAATAGTAAGTAAAGATACAAGATTGGAAGATGGTGCTGAAATTATATATGATGATTTCACTAGGATTCGTGATGTTATAGCCAATGTTTATAATGTAGATGCTGCAGAATTATTAAATGATTTTGTATCTTATACAGTTAACGGGGAAATACGATATATTCCACAGGGAAAATTATTGGTTTTATGGCAGAATAAGCCTGTTGACCTGGATATCCCTATTGAGGAAGGTATGTCTCTTGAAGTAATAGAAAAAGAAAACAAGGAACTTACAAGTAATGAAATAATTAATAAACAAACAGATGATGCTATTTCAATAGTATTTAATGGAAGTCAATTAAGGATCCCTATTAAAACTAAGTTATATTATAATGGTGAAATAGTAGATGATGCAAATGTAGAGATAAAAAATGGTGATAATTTATCATACCAGCAAAGTAATATTACTGTAAGAAGTGTTTTTGATTATGTTAATTATAAAGTTACTCCTTATTTGAATAATTTTCACTTAAGTGTTAATGGTCAAGAAGCTAGCTTTGATCAAGAAGTCAAAGATGGAGATAGAATAGAATTAATGTATGAAAAGAAATCGAATTAA
- the xth gene encoding exodeoxyribonuclease III: protein MKIYSWNVNGIRAIKRKGFLDWVKEESPDIIGLQETKIQDDQITDDLRNIEGYQSYFSFAERKGYSGVAIYTKEEPLSIKHGIGIERFDKEGRILIAEYPDFTILNIYFPNGKRNKERLEYKLDFYDSILEYCQDLRETGQELIIFGDYNTAHHDIDLKNPRANEKYSGFLPIERKWLDKLEDKGYIDTFRYLYPEKVKYSWWSYRTRARERDAGWRIDYHFITDGLKDKLNDAYIMTDVMGSDHCPVSIEFDRE, encoded by the coding sequence ATGAAAATATATTCATGGAATGTTAATGGAATTAGGGCTATTAAAAGAAAAGGTTTTCTTGATTGGGTAAAGGAAGAGAGCCCGGATATAATTGGATTGCAGGAGACTAAAATACAGGATGATCAAATAACAGATGACCTTCGAAATATTGAAGGATATCAATCTTATTTTTCTTTTGCAGAAAGAAAGGGATATAGTGGGGTGGCTATTTATACAAAGGAAGAACCTCTTTCAATAAAACATGGAATTGGTATTGAGCGTTTTGATAAAGAAGGGAGAATACTTATAGCTGAATACCCTGATTTTACGATTCTTAATATTTATTTTCCTAATGGAAAGAGAAATAAAGAAAGGTTAGAATATAAACTTGATTTTTATGATAGTATTTTAGAATATTGTCAGGATTTAAGAGAAACAGGTCAGGAGTTAATTATATTTGGCGATTATAATACAGCTCATCATGATATAGACTTAAAAAATCCTAGAGCTAATGAAAAATATTCTGGTTTTTTGCCCATTGAACGAAAATGGCTTGATAAACTAGAAGACAAAGGCTATATTGATACCTTCCGTTATCTTTATCCTGAAAAAGTAAAGTATTCTTGGTGGAGTTACCGTACCAGAGCTCGAGAAAGAGATGCTGGCTGGAGAATAGATTATCATTTTATAACTGATGGATTAAAAGATAAGCTTAATGATGCATATATTATGACTGATGTTATGGGATCAGATCATTGTCCTGTAAGTATTGAGTTTGATAGAGAGTAA
- a CDS encoding acetate kinase, with product MKILVLNSGSSSIKFQLFNMEDESVIAKGSVTRIGNQDSRMKYKTDNDKVEETLNVEDHSQGLQVIKEYLMGEKTGVIKDVAEISAIGHRVVHGGEKYFESILIDEDAEKNIDKLSELAPLHNPHNLKGIQECKTLIPDTPQVAVFDTGFHQTMPAKAYLYALPYDLYEEDGVRRYGFHGTSHKFVAQRAADMMNKDISDLKIITCHLGNGASIAAVKGGKSVDTSMGLTPLEGLVMGTRSGDTDPSILPFIMKRKNVSAEAAENILNKESGLLGVSGISNDFREINEAAQSGNKQAKKAFDVFCYRIQKYIGAYMVAMGGVDAIIFTGGIGENEGVARAGIIDALDFMGVSLDEEANQRKSEEIEISTSDSKVKVFVIPTNEELVIARATKDLL from the coding sequence GTGAAAATTTTAGTTCTTAATAGTGGGAGTTCGTCTATAAAGTTTCAGCTTTTTAATATGGAAGATGAATCAGTTATAGCAAAGGGTAGTGTAACAAGGATTGGAAATCAGGATTCCAGGATGAAATATAAAACAGACAATGATAAGGTAGAGGAGACATTAAATGTTGAGGACCATAGTCAGGGACTTCAAGTAATTAAGGAATATTTGATGGGAGAAAAAACAGGTGTCATAAAAGATGTTGCAGAAATTTCTGCTATAGGACATCGTGTAGTACATGGAGGGGAGAAGTATTTTGAATCCATTCTTATTGATGAAGATGCAGAGAAAAATATTGATAAGCTATCTGAATTAGCTCCATTACATAATCCCCATAATTTAAAGGGTATTCAGGAATGTAAGACATTAATACCGGATACGCCACAAGTAGCGGTCTTTGATACAGGTTTCCATCAAACTATGCCAGCAAAAGCATACTTATATGCTCTTCCTTATGATTTGTATGAAGAAGATGGCGTTAGAAGATATGGATTTCATGGTACATCACATAAATTTGTTGCTCAACGAGCAGCAGATATGATGAATAAAGATATTAGTGATTTAAAGATAATTACCTGTCATCTAGGAAATGGTGCTAGTATTGCTGCTGTAAAAGGAGGTAAATCTGTAGATACCAGTATGGGATTAACTCCTTTAGAAGGTCTAGTAATGGGTACACGTTCTGGTGATACCGACCCTAGTATTTTACCATTTATTATGAAAAGAAAAAATGTCAGTGCTGAGGCAGCTGAAAACATACTAAATAAGGAAAGTGGACTGCTTGGTGTTTCTGGTATTAGTAATGATTTTCGTGAAATTAATGAAGCTGCTCAATCTGGTAATAAACAGGCTAAAAAGGCTTTTGATGTTTTCTGCTATAGAATTCAAAAATACATTGGTGCTTACATGGTAGCAATGGGTGGTGTAGATGCGATTATCTTTACCGGCGGTATTGGAGAAAATGAAGGAGTTGCCAGGGCAGGTATTATAGATGCTCTAGATTTTATGGGAGTTAGTCTTGATGAAGAAGCAAATCAAAGAAAAAGTGAAGAGATAGAAATATCAACAAGTGATTCAAAAGTGAAAGTATTTGTAATTCCTACTAATGAAGAACTTGTAATTGCAAGGGCTACTAAAGATTTATTATAA
- a CDS encoding vitamin B12 dependent-methionine synthase activation domain-containing protein, whose protein sequence is MNEVIKKNIPVKLNIAKTIDFLHIEEREDKESLLYLIDEAKNIVNAKAVYKESSVKEINNSIVLIDDIYFESSLLARNLDGLRRVFPFVISAGMELDKWAKDIKGILHQYWAEKIQELLLQEALTYIFNEIEENYQLDKMSTMNPGSLKEWSIEDQRKLFKLISNVNKKIGVSLTDKYVMRPAKSLSGIRFENDFSYSNCKLCNRADCSDRRAEYDKNLYQDRYLSK, encoded by the coding sequence ATGAATGAAGTAATTAAAAAAAATATTCCAGTAAAATTAAATATTGCGAAAACAATTGATTTCTTACATATTGAAGAAAGAGAAGATAAGGAAAGCTTGCTTTATTTAATAGATGAAGCAAAAAATATTGTGAATGCCAAAGCTGTATATAAAGAATCATCTGTAAAAGAAATTAATAATAGTATAGTATTAATTGATGATATATATTTTGAGAGTTCTTTATTAGCAAGAAATCTTGATGGATTGAGGCGTGTATTTCCTTTTGTTATTTCTGCTGGAATGGAATTGGACAAATGGGCAAAGGATATTAAAGGGATACTACATCAATATTGGGCAGAGAAAATTCAAGAATTATTATTACAAGAAGCTCTTACTTATATTTTCAATGAGATAGAAGAAAACTATCAATTAGATAAAATGTCGACTATGAACCCAGGCTCATTAAAGGAATGGTCTATTGAAGATCAGAGAAAATTATTTAAACTAATATCTAATGTAAATAAAAAAATTGGGGTTAGTTTAACAGATAAATATGTAATGAGACCTGCAAAATCGTTATCTGGTATAAGATTTGAGAATGACTTTTCTTATTCTAACTGTAAATTATGTAATAGAGCTGATTGTTCTGATAGAAGAGCAGAATATGATAAAAATTTGTATCAGGATAGATATTTATCAAAATAA